The following are encoded together in the Saliniramus fredricksonii genome:
- a CDS encoding FAD assembly factor SdhE: MTGTTRSSADLDVRRRRILFRSWHRGIREMDLLMGQFADARIGEMTDAALDIYEALIEVPDRDLFRWLTGEAPVPENYDTPVFRDLKGFHQHSGPINV; the protein is encoded by the coding sequence ATGACCGGCACCACCCGCTCCAGCGCCGATCTCGACGTGCGTCGTCGTCGCATCCTGTTCCGCTCCTGGCATCGCGGCATCCGCGAGATGGATCTGCTGATGGGCCAGTTCGCGGATGCGCGCATCGGCGAGATGACCGATGCCGCGCTCGACATTTACGAAGCGCTGATCGAGGTGCCCGATCGCGACCTGTTCCGCTGGCTCACCGGCGAGGCCCCGGTGCCTGAAAATTACGACACCCCGGTCTTCCGCGACCTGAAGGGTTTCCATCAGCATAGCGGCCCGATCAACGTCTGA
- a CDS encoding DUF3422 family protein, with protein MHARPFAPLTAPHRVIHLAFMTDEEAAGQARARLAQWCEARGLPLPAESARHHRAQCSGVALRFESHGEFTTYTWEFPGNGGGGSGADTHEPAPDRLARVMDGLQDLQDDDNGCGLLMVAVDLTLHGGSADLKSVFGEANLAIADVEGGAARVITDFRADAHGFVRILVEDRGLSPAQGGALVQRLLEIETYRTMALLGLPEAQALAPTIRRIETTLPGLLEEMRHSKGFTDNRRLLDALTGLAAELESDAAASLYRFGATRAYGDLVRLRLEAIAEKPVTGYDSWSSFLDRRLQPAIRTCLSTEERQANLSRKLSRAAQLLRARVDVELESQNSNLLQTMNARARTQLRLQQTVEGLSVAAITYYISGLLHRGLTGAREAGFAVDPTIVTAAAIPVILIALALLVRRIRHTHDDGSG; from the coding sequence ATGCATGCGCGTCCGTTCGCGCCACTCACAGCGCCGCATCGCGTCATCCATCTCGCCTTCATGACCGATGAGGAAGCGGCAGGCCAGGCGCGGGCACGGCTCGCGCAATGGTGCGAAGCGCGCGGCCTGCCCTTGCCTGCCGAGAGCGCACGCCATCATCGCGCGCAATGCTCCGGCGTCGCCCTGCGCTTCGAAAGTCACGGCGAGTTCACCACCTATACCTGGGAATTTCCCGGCAATGGCGGCGGGGGCAGCGGAGCTGATACGCATGAACCCGCCCCGGATCGTCTTGCGCGCGTCATGGACGGATTGCAGGATCTGCAAGACGATGACAACGGCTGCGGCCTCCTGATGGTCGCCGTGGACCTTACCCTGCATGGCGGGTCGGCTGATCTGAAGAGCGTTTTCGGTGAAGCCAATCTCGCCATTGCCGATGTGGAAGGCGGTGCGGCCCGGGTCATCACGGATTTCCGGGCGGACGCGCATGGTTTCGTGCGCATCCTTGTCGAGGATCGCGGGCTCAGCCCAGCCCAGGGCGGCGCATTGGTGCAGCGGCTTCTGGAAATCGAGACCTATCGCACCATGGCGCTGCTCGGCCTGCCCGAAGCGCAGGCCCTCGCGCCGACGATCCGGCGGATCGAGACCACCCTGCCCGGTCTTCTCGAAGAGATGCGCCACAGCAAGGGTTTTACCGACAATCGCCGGCTGCTGGATGCCCTGACCGGTCTCGCCGCTGAACTGGAGAGCGACGCGGCCGCTTCACTGTATCGCTTCGGCGCCACGCGCGCCTATGGCGATCTCGTGCGGCTGCGGCTGGAGGCGATCGCTGAAAAACCCGTCACGGGTTATGATTCCTGGTCATCCTTCCTCGACAGGCGGCTCCAGCCTGCAATACGCACCTGCCTGTCGACCGAGGAGCGCCAGGCCAACCTCTCCCGCAAGCTCTCCCGCGCCGCGCAGCTTCTGCGCGCACGTGTCGATGTCGAGCTGGAGAGCCAGAACAGCAATCTGCTCCAGACCATGAATGCCCGTGCGCGCACGCAATTGCGGCTGCAGCAGACGGTGGAGGGGCTCTCCGTCGCGGCGATCACCTATTACATCAGCGGCCTTCTGCATCGTGGCCTCACGGGTGCACGCGAGGCCGGTTTCGCCGTCGATCCCACCATCGTGACGGCGGCGGCGATTCCGGTCATCCTGATCGCCCTCGCGCTGCTTGTGCGCCGGATCCGGCACACGCATGATGACGGCTCGGGCTGA
- a CDS encoding TIGR03862 family flavoprotein yields MSAAPEAAGDGGVAIVGAGPAGLMAAQALAERGHAVVIFERMPSPARKFLLAGRGGLNLTHSEPQHAFLARYGETPELLAKAITSFMPQHLRDWSDTLGEPTFVGSSGRVFPKSFKASPLARAWLARLAGMGVTLKTRHRFIGFDGPDGLVFETPEGEQRIRPAATLLALGGASWARLGSDGAWTGPLSKAGVAISPLAPSNVGCEIGWSETFRERFAGAPLKRIALACGDMIQRGEAVVTETGLEGGAVYALSRPLREQLAGAGAAQLVADLRPDLSVDEIAAKLTRAGESKRSDTLSNRLRKALALDPVAIGLLREAHGVDLPRAPEALAAAIKAAPLTVTGLRPMDRAISSAGGVAFPAIDDAFMLKARPGTFIAGEMLDWEAPTGGYLLQACFATGVAAGEGIAAWLKARESA; encoded by the coding sequence ATGAGCGCTGCCCCGGAAGCGGCTGGCGACGGGGGCGTGGCCATTGTCGGCGCCGGCCCGGCAGGACTGATGGCGGCGCAGGCTCTCGCCGAGCGTGGCCATGCTGTGGTGATCTTTGAGCGCATGCCTTCGCCCGCGCGCAAATTCCTGCTGGCCGGGCGCGGCGGGCTCAATCTGACGCATAGCGAGCCTCAGCATGCCTTTCTCGCGCGCTATGGTGAGACACCGGAGCTGCTGGCGAAGGCGATCACGTCCTTCATGCCGCAGCACTTGCGCGACTGGAGCGATACGCTCGGCGAGCCGACCTTTGTCGGGTCGAGCGGGCGGGTCTTCCCGAAGAGCTTCAAGGCCTCGCCGCTGGCGCGCGCCTGGCTCGCCCGGCTGGCCGGGATGGGCGTCACCCTGAAGACACGCCACCGCTTCATCGGCTTCGACGGGCCGGACGGGCTCGTCTTCGAGACGCCGGAGGGAGAACAACGCATCCGCCCGGCGGCGACCCTTCTGGCGCTGGGCGGCGCGTCCTGGGCCCGGCTCGGCTCCGATGGCGCCTGGACCGGGCCGCTGAGCAAGGCAGGCGTCGCGATCAGCCCGCTCGCGCCCTCCAATGTGGGCTGCGAAATCGGCTGGAGCGAGACTTTCCGTGAACGCTTTGCCGGTGCGCCCCTCAAGCGCATCGCGCTGGCTTGCGGCGACATGATCCAGCGCGGCGAGGCGGTGGTCACCGAAACCGGGCTCGAAGGCGGGGCCGTCTATGCGCTGTCCCGGCCGTTGCGCGAGCAACTGGCCGGGGCGGGCGCTGCGCAACTCGTTGCCGATCTGCGGCCCGATCTGAGCGTCGACGAGATCGCGGCGAAACTGACGCGGGCCGGTGAATCGAAACGCAGCGACACGCTCAGCAACCGTCTGCGCAAGGCGCTTGCCCTCGATCCCGTCGCGATCGGCCTTTTGCGCGAGGCGCATGGCGTCGATCTGCCGCGCGCGCCGGAAGCACTCGCTGCGGCGATCAAGGCTGCGCCGCTCACCGTGACGGGTTTGCGCCCGATGGACCGGGCGATTTCCTCGGCGGGAGGGGTGGCGTTTCCAGCCATTGATGATGCGTTCATGCTCAAGGCGCGCCCGGGGACCTTCATCGCCGGTGAGATGCTGGATTGGGAAGCGCCCACGGGCGGTTATCTGCTCCAGGCCTGCTTCGCCACCGGCGTTGCGGCGGGGGAGGGGATCGCGGCCTGGCTCAAGGCGCGCGAAAGCGCATGA
- the tsaA gene encoding tRNA (N6-threonylcarbamoyladenosine(37)-N6)-methyltransferase TrmO, whose product MSADEYGLREGEVAVDLPETFDAGIYFIGEIGTPWKSRADCPKNPGESDAICTIRLDPRYAAGLKDLETCSHVIVLYFMNAARRDIVLQRPRHYSTGRGVFALRSPARPNPIALSVARLESMEGNTLRVRGLDCLDGTPLVDIKPYFASIDARPEAVVGWREAEGR is encoded by the coding sequence GTGAGCGCTGACGAGTATGGCCTGCGCGAGGGTGAGGTGGCAGTCGATCTGCCCGAGACGTTCGATGCCGGGATCTATTTCATCGGGGAGATCGGGACGCCCTGGAAGAGCCGCGCCGATTGCCCCAAGAATCCGGGCGAATCGGATGCGATCTGCACGATCCGGCTTGATCCGCGTTACGCGGCGGGGCTGAAGGATCTGGAGACCTGCTCGCATGTGATCGTGCTCTATTTCATGAACGCGGCGCGCCGCGATATCGTCCTCCAGCGTCCGCGCCATTACAGCACTGGCCGCGGTGTCTTCGCGCTGCGCAGCCCGGCGCGGCCCAATCCGATCGCGCTGTCGGTGGCGCGGCTCGAATCCATGGAGGGCAATACCTTGCGCGTGCGTGGCCTCGATTGTCTCGACGGCACGCCACTCGTCGATATCAAGCCGTATTTTGCCAGCATCGACGCGCGTCCCGAGGCGGTCGTCGGCTGGCGCGAGGCCGAGGGGCGGTAA
- the gatB gene encoding Asp-tRNA(Asn)/Glu-tRNA(Gln) amidotransferase subunit GatB yields the protein MNAPVDHKKLIKGATGDWEVVIGMEIHAQVTSKAKLFSGAATAFGAEPNAHVSLVDAAMPGMLPVINRECVRQAVRTGLGLKAQINLRSVFDRKNYFYPDLPQGYQISQYKYPIVGEGEVVVDMADGTQIHVGIERLHLEQDAGKSIHDLHPAQSFVDLNRSGVALMEIVSKPDLRSSEEAKAYVTKLRTILRYLGTCDGDMEKGNLRADVNVSVRRPGDPLGTRCEIKNVNSIRFIGQAIEHEARRQIGIIEDGGTIDQETRLFDPGKGETRSMRSKEEAHDYRYFPDPDLLPLEFTQDFVDELATHLPELPDEKKERFIAAYGLSVYDAGVLIAERESADFFERVAKGRDGKAAANWVINELFGRLNKEGLGIADSPISADQLGAIVDLIGEGVISGKIAKDVFEIVWSEGGDPRAIVEERGMKQVTDTGAIEKAVDEVIAANAGKVEQVKAKPSMLGWFVGQVMKSTGGKANPQAVNAMLKDKLGIE from the coding sequence ATGAACGCGCCGGTCGATCACAAGAAGCTCATCAAGGGCGCCACGGGTGATTGGGAAGTCGTCATCGGCATGGAGATCCATGCCCAGGTGACGAGCAAGGCCAAACTGTTCTCCGGCGCCGCCACCGCCTTCGGTGCGGAGCCGAATGCGCATGTCTCGCTGGTCGATGCGGCGATGCCGGGCATGTTGCCGGTGATCAACCGGGAATGCGTGCGCCAGGCCGTGCGCACGGGGCTCGGCCTCAAGGCCCAGATCAATCTGCGCTCCGTCTTCGACCGCAAGAACTATTTCTACCCCGATCTGCCGCAGGGCTATCAGATCAGCCAGTACAAGTACCCGATCGTCGGTGAGGGCGAAGTCGTGGTCGATATGGCCGACGGCACGCAGATCCATGTCGGGATCGAGCGGCTGCATCTCGAGCAGGATGCCGGCAAGTCGATCCATGATCTGCACCCCGCCCAGAGCTTCGTCGATCTCAACCGCTCCGGCGTTGCGCTGATGGAGATCGTCTCCAAGCCCGATCTGCGCTCCTCGGAGGAGGCCAAGGCCTATGTGACCAAGCTGCGCACCATCCTGCGCTATCTCGGCACCTGCGACGGCGATATGGAGAAGGGCAATCTGCGCGCGGACGTGAACGTCTCCGTGCGCCGCCCCGGTGATCCGCTCGGCACGCGCTGCGAGATCAAGAACGTCAATTCGATCCGCTTCATCGGCCAGGCCATCGAGCACGAGGCGCGCCGGCAGATCGGCATCATCGAGGATGGCGGCACGATCGACCAGGAGACGCGGCTGTTCGACCCCGGCAAGGGCGAGACGCGCTCGATGCGCTCCAAGGAAGAGGCGCATGATTACCGCTACTTCCCCGATCCCGACCTGCTGCCGCTGGAATTCACGCAGGATTTCGTCGACGAGCTCGCGACGCATCTGCCCGAGCTGCCGGACGAGAAGAAAGAGCGCTTCATCGCCGCATACGGCCTGTCAGTCTATGATGCGGGCGTCCTGATCGCCGAGCGCGAATCTGCCGATTTCTTCGAGCGCGTCGCCAAGGGTCGCGACGGCAAGGCGGCGGCGAACTGGGTGATCAACGAGCTGTTCGGGCGCCTCAACAAGGAAGGCCTCGGCATCGCGGATTCACCCATTTCCGCCGACCAGCTCGGCGCCATCGTCGATCTGATCGGCGAGGGGGTGATCTCCGGCAAGATCGCCAAGGACGTCTTCGAGATCGTCTGGAGCGAGGGCGGCGATCCGCGCGCCATCGTCGAAGAGCGCGGCATGAAGCAGGTCACCGATACTGGCGCCATCGAGAAGGCGGTGGACGAGGTGATCGCGGCCAATGCCGGGAAGGTGGAGCAGGTCAAGGCGAAGCCCTCGATGCTGGGCTGGTTCGTCGGCCAGGTGATGAAATCGACTGGCGGCAAGGCCAATCCGCAGGCGGTCAACGC
- a CDS encoding FkbM family methyltransferase, whose amino-acid sequence MSETKPFGAFSPSGSVARIIRWTRAASDTWLSKRMTFLLRRIALKRLAGAPVDIETFGANMRLFPYNNVSEKRVLFTPQFFDPLEREILATRIRDGFIFVDIGANIGAYSLFVAMHAGARARILAIEPQPDIFDRLVFNIRQNPGATIKAVDCAVADKPGELTLFIDPRNSGESSVKVVGSGQAGAIRVTATTLQELVEAEGYERIDALKLDVEGAEDIILEPFLRNAPQVLHPQMIIIEDGTERWQTDLPRLLQEAGYREIARTRLNLVYERDA is encoded by the coding sequence ATGTCAGAGACCAAACCCTTCGGCGCATTTTCTCCTTCCGGATCCGTGGCGCGCATCATCAGATGGACGCGTGCTGCGTCTGATACCTGGCTGTCGAAGCGCATGACTTTTCTGTTGCGCCGAATCGCCCTGAAGAGGCTTGCGGGTGCGCCGGTCGACATCGAGACCTTCGGCGCGAACATGCGGTTGTTCCCCTACAACAATGTCAGCGAGAAACGCGTTCTCTTCACGCCGCAATTCTTCGACCCGCTGGAGCGCGAGATCCTCGCAACGCGAATCCGGGACGGTTTCATTTTCGTCGATATCGGAGCCAATATCGGCGCCTATTCGCTGTTTGTGGCCATGCATGCCGGAGCGCGGGCGCGCATTCTGGCCATCGAGCCGCAACCCGATATCTTCGACCGCCTCGTCTTCAATATCCGCCAGAACCCTGGCGCCACGATCAAGGCTGTCGATTGCGCCGTCGCCGACAAGCCGGGCGAGTTGACCCTGTTCATCGATCCGCGCAACAGCGGGGAATCCTCGGTGAAGGTTGTGGGTTCCGGCCAGGCCGGCGCGATCAGGGTTACGGCCACGACCTTGCAGGAACTGGTCGAGGCGGAGGGCTACGAGCGCATTGATGCACTCAAGCTGGATGTGGAGGGCGCCGAAGACATCATCCTCGAGCCCTTCTTGCGCAATGCTCCACAGGTGTTGCATCCGCAAATGATCATCATCGAGGATGGTACCGAGCGCTGGCAGACCGATTTGCCGCGTCTGCTCCAGGAGGCGGGTTACCGCGAGATCGCACGCACGCGGCTCAATCTGGTTTACGAGCGCGACGCATGA
- the ndk gene encoding nucleoside-diphosphate kinase encodes MAIERTFSIIKPDATKRNLTGAINAVFEEAGLRIVAQKRILMTTAQAQEFYAVHKERPFYGELVEFMTSAPVVVQVLEGENAVAKHREVMGATNPAEAAEGTIRKKFALSVGENSVHGSDSAENAAIEIAQFFAGMEIVG; translated from the coding sequence ATGGCCATCGAGCGCACCTTCTCGATCATCAAGCCCGACGCGACCAAGCGCAACCTGACCGGCGCCATCAACGCTGTTTTCGAGGAAGCGGGCCTGCGCATCGTCGCGCAGAAGCGCATCCTCATGACCACTGCCCAGGCGCAGGAATTCTACGCCGTGCACAAGGAACGCCCGTTCTATGGCGAGTTGGTCGAATTCATGACCTCGGCGCCGGTCGTGGTGCAGGTACTGGAAGGCGAGAACGCCGTCGCTAAGCATCGCGAAGTGATGGGTGCCACCAACCCGGCTGAAGCCGCCGAGGGCACCATCCGCAAGAAGTTCGCGCTCTCCGTGGGCGAGAATTCCGTGCACGGCTCCGATTCCGCCGAGAATGCCGCGATCGAGATCGCGCAGTTCTTCGCCGGTATGGAAATCGTCGGCTGA